From a region of the Panthera uncia isolate 11264 chromosome B1, Puncia_PCG_1.0, whole genome shotgun sequence genome:
- the PNMA2 gene encoding paraneoplastic antigen Ma2, whose amino-acid sequence MALALLEDWCRIMSVDDQKSLMVLGIPVDCDEAEIQGVLQETLKSLGRYRLLGKIFRKQDNANAVLLELMEDTDVSVIPSEVQGKGGVWKVIFKTPNQDTEFLERLNLFLEKEGQTVSGMFRALGHEGLSPATVPCVSPELLAHVLGQAIAHAPQPLLPMRYRKLRVFSGSAVPAPEEEPFEIWLEQATEIVKEWPVAEAEKKRWLMESLRGPALDLMHIVQADNAAISVEECLEAFKQVFGSLESRRTSQVKYLKTYQEEGEKVSAYVLRLETLLRRAVEKRAIPRNIADQVRLEQVMAGASLSEVLWCRLRELKDQGPPPSFLELMKVIREEEEEEASFENKNTEEPDEGDGYGPWDNEAED is encoded by the coding sequence ATGGCGCTGGCACTGTTAGAGGACTGGTGCAGGATAATGAGCGTGGATGATCAGAAATCGCTGATGGTTCTGGGGATACCGGTGGACTGTGATGAGGCTGAGATTCAAGGGGTTCTCCAGGAGACTTTAAAGTCTCTGGGCAGGTATAGGCTGCTTGGCAAAATATTCAGGAAGCAGGACAATGCCAATGCTGTCTTACTAGAGCTTATGGAGGATACCGATGTCTCGGTGATCCCCAGTGAGGTTCAGGGAAAGGGGGGTGTCTGGAAAGTGATCTTTAAGACCCCTAACCAGGACACTGAATTTCTGGAACGACTGAACCTCTTTCTGGAAAAAGAGGGGCAGACAGTCTCCGGTATGTTCCGAGCCCTCGGGCACGAGGGGTTGTCTCCAGCCACGGTGCCCTGCGTGTCCCCAGAGTTACTGGCTCACGTGTTGGGACAGGCGATAGCTCATGCCCCTCAGCCCCTGCTACCCATGAGATACCGGAAACTGAGAGTGTTCTCAGGGAGCGCCGTGCCCGCCCCAGAGGAAGAGCCCTTTGAAATCTGGTTGGAACAGGCCACTGAGATCGTCAAAGAGTGGCCGGTagcagaggcagaaaagaaaaggtgGTTGATGGAAAGCCTGCGTGGCCCTGCCCTGGACCTCATGCATATAGTACAGGCAGACAATGCAGCCATAAGCGTGGAAGAGTGTTTGGAGGCGTTTAAGCAAGTGTTTGGAAGCCTGGAGAGCCGCAGGACCTCCCAGGTGAAATACCTGAAGACGTatcaggaggagggggagaaggtcTCGGCCTACGTGTTGCGGTTAGAAACCCTGCTCCGGCGAGCCGTGGAGAAACGCGCCATCCCCAGGAATATCGCAGATCAGGTCCGCCTGGAGCAGGTCATGGCCGGGGCCAGCCTCAGCGAAGTCCTTTGGTGCAGGCTGAGAGAACTGAAAGATCAAGGCCCGCCTCCCAGCTTCCTCGAGTTAATGAAGGTAATccgggaggaagaggaggaagaggcctcTTTTGAAAACAAGAATACTGAAGAGCCAGATGAAGGGGATGGTTATGGCCCCTGGGATAACGAGGCAGAGGACTAA